A window of the Clupea harengus chromosome 8, Ch_v2.0.2, whole genome shotgun sequence genome harbors these coding sequences:
- the fam222ba gene encoding protein FAM222B: MLACLPGPGDLSLQLLSHTQMNTGLQKWDTTQRMRSAPYPTPAELDAYAKKVANNPLTIKIFPNSVKVPQRNHVRRTVNGLDTSGPRYSPYPPSQASAKAGLLAIVKVPVVKGIVKDFDGSRARLHPEVIMNAAPRGPYAAATASASTLNLHHPAPGLQRAPHQQQQQQPQQPGLPHTQTLQPHPQQGPAPHPALRHPPAMPQHAQGLPQPQTLSHPNVLGHPGQGPPAALPQHQPPQHLHQPPPGLQSGGRKMPDTDVPPNVTVSTSTIPLSMAGGLHQGRQPDLSSIVHQISQFCQARAQGAGATSMCEGQIANPSPISRNLLINASSRVSMLNNNSNHPVAPPGLMHPTCLITPMDKVPVGAVPAQNMAAINRMSVYHNDMKPHQQHLQQQQQQSQSHQQQQQQQQQQQQQQQQQQQQQQQQQHLQQQHLQQQHNHQQQLRSWNQHQLAHLQHMPEGGGHPCKHPPRDPGFPCKGCYHSEMCGAQTYSYKPLVEKPTPSPPVVNNNGMPPGAMGQHYTNGHYFQHQQQQQQQQQQQQVWNSILPTPNSDSSGSQDMTLQFHGVSGAANAAAAAAAAAAATAIDCGGAHAHYRPGVGSSASGQTNLMQTADYLGGDFQTPCFRDQNLGLMGKMHRPAMSRPVPEAHGQHPGYR; encoded by the exons ATGCTGGCCTGTCTGCCAGGGCCAGGTGACCTCTCCCTCCAGCTTCTCTCCCACACGCAGATGAACACTGGACTTCAGAAAT GGGACACTACACAGAGGATGAGATCCGCTCCGTATCCAACCCCTGCGGAATTGGATGCTTATGCTAAGAAGGTTGCCAACAACCCCCTGACCATCAAGATCTTCCCCAACAGCGTCAAGGTCCCCCAGAGGAACCACGTGCGCCGCACGGTCAACGGACTGGACACTTCAGGGCCACGCTACAGCCCCTACCCGCCTTCTCAGGCCAGCGCCAAGGCCGGCCTCCTCGCTATTGTCAAGGTACCTGTAGTCAAGGGCATCGTCAAGGACTTCGACGGCAGCCGGGCTCGCCTGCACCCGGAGGTGATCATGAACGCCGCCCCTCGAGGGCCGTATGCAGCCGCCACAGCCTCGGCCAGCACTTTAAACCTGCACCACCCGGCCCCAGGGCTGCAGAGGGCTccgcatcagcagcagcagcagcagcctcagcagCCAGGgctgccccacacacagactcttcagCCTCACCCCCAGCAAGGCCCCGCGCCACACCCAGCCCTCAGGCACCCTCCCGCCATGCCTCAGCACGCCCAGGGCCTGCCCCAGCCACAGACTCTGTCCCACCCCAACGTCCTGGGTCACCCAGGCCAGGGGCCGCCTGCTGCTCTGCCCCAGCATCAGCCCCCACAGCACCTTCATCAGCCCCCACCTGGCCTGCAGTCGGGCGGCAGGAAAATGCCCGACACCGACGTCCCCCCAAATGTGACTGTCTCTACCTCAACCATTCCGCTCTCCATGGCAGGCGGGCTGCACCAGGGCCGGCAGCCCGACCTGAGCAGCATCGTGCACCAGATCAGCCAGTTCTGCCAGGCCAGGGCGCAGGGGGCCGGGGCCACTTCCATGTGCGAGGGCCAGATCGCCAACCCGAGCCCCATCAGCCGCAACCTGCTCATCAACGCCAGCTCCAGAGTCTCCATgctcaacaacaacagcaaccacCCGGTGGCCCCCCCCGGCCTCATGCACCCTACCTGCCTCATCACGCCCATGGACAAAGTCCCCGTCGGGGCAGTGCCCGCTCAGAACATGGCAGCCATCAACCGGATGTCTGTGTACCACAATGACATGAAGCCACACCAAcagcacctccagcagcagcagcaacaaagCCAatcacatcagcagcagcagcagcagcaacagcagcagcaacagcagcagcaacagcaacagcaacaacagcagcagcagcagcaccttcAACAGCAGCACCTTCAGCAGCAGCATAACCATCAGCAGCAGCTGAGGTCATGGAATCAACACCAACTCGCCCATCTACAGCACATGCCAGAGGGTGGAGGTCACCCCTGCAAGCACCCACCTCGGGACCCTGGCTTCCCCTGCAAGGGGTGCTACCACTCAGAGATGTGCGGGGCACAGACCTACTCCTATAAGCCCCTGGTGGAAAAGCCTACCCCCTCGCCCCCCGTTGTCAACAACAACGGCATGCCACCAGGGGCCATGGGGCAACATTACACCAACGGGCACTACTttcaacaccagcagcagcagcagcagcagcagcagcagcagcaggtgtggAACAGCATCCTCCCTACGCCCAACAGTGACAGCTCCGGGTCACAGGACATGACTCTGCAGTTCCACGGGGTGTCGGGTGCCGCcaacgctgctgctgctgccgctgccgctgccgccgccacaGCCATAGACTGCGGGGGGGCACATGCACATTACAGGCCGGGGGTGGGCTCCTCCGCCTCCGGACAGACTAATCTGATGCAAACGGCGGATTACTTGGGCGGGGACTTCCAGACGCCCTGCTTCCGAGATCAGAATCTAGGGCTGATGGGAAAGATGCACAGGCCTGCCATGAGCAGGCCAGTCCCAGAGGCCCACGGCCAGCACCCAGGGTACAGATAA